GCCCAAGCTCGGGTGACGACTGCGCGTGCGTTGTCTGGGGTGGAGCGTGCGGATTGGTTCCCTCAATTGAACCTGCAAAACAATGCCACTTATGAGCACTCGTCAGCGAATTCCATCGGTGCCAATCTGCCTGCGGGAGCCACTTTGCCCAACTTGGAGCGTGATCGCCATACGGCTTATTTAGGCCTTAACTATGAAGTGGATCTGTGGGGACGTGTGCGTCGGCGTGTCGAAGCCGCACGTGCTCGGGAGGATGCCTCTGCGGATAATCTGGCAGCACAACGCCTCGTCATTGCTGCCGAGGTCGCTCGCAATTACTTCTTGGCGGCTTCTCTGGATCAGCAGGAGCAGATTTTGCGTGAAACCATTTCTCTCCGTGAAGAAGCACGAAAACTCCAGCAGTCCCGATTTGAAGGTGGTCTAGCCAATGAAATGGATGTGGCTCGTGCCCGCACGGAGCTGGAGTTGGCCAAAAGTGATCTAGCCGCTATCGAGAGGCAGCGTGGAGGCGTGGAGCATGCGCTTGCCGTTCTCTGCGGAGAGATGCCCGCGAATTTCTCTTTGGCTGAAAACCGCCGTTTGCCTATGCCCCCGCGTGTGCCTGCTGGTCTGCCCAGTAATCTGATGCAGAGACGCCCTGACGTCCGCTCTGCGGAGCAGGAACTGCGAGCTACCAACGCAGAAATCGGCGTGGCAAAGGCCAACTTTTTTCCAGTCTTCAGTCTGACGGGCAGCGGTGGTTTGGAGAGTGTGGGGGCGGAGGATTTCTTGGAGTGGCGCAGCCGAACAGCCAGTATTGGTCCACAGTTGACCGTGCCGATTTTCCAAGGCGGACGCCTGCGGGGGAATCTGCGTGCTGCGTATGGCCGCTATGATGAAAGTTTGGCCAGCTATAAACAAACCCTGCTCACCGCGATGCGTGAGGTGGAGGATGCCATGCTGGACTTGAAGGCCTTCGGACGCCAGAGAGCTGCGGTCGCAGCGGCAGTCGCCGCTTCTCAAGACACCAGTCGGTTGGCCCGTCTGCGTTATGACAAGGGGCTTGCCAGCTACTTTGAGGTGGTGGATGCGGATCGTGTGGTGCTGACCACACGTCTGACACTGGCACAGCTCGATGGGCAGAGGCTGACGGCGACGGTGCAGATGCTGCGCGCCATCGGCGGCGGTTGGGCGGGCGCAGGAAAGTGAGCACTCAAAGAATGGTCACGACATTGAAGGCAGGAGCTAGCTTCTGTTAAATTCAGCGTGAGCGGGAACAATTTCAGTTCGCGGGAGTCTTTCCTTGCGGTCTGGGCTGCTTGAGTGCTGGACATCCCTTTTGATTTGAAGGATCGTTCGCTCCCACCCATGCGTTTTTTGTTACCGCTTGTCTTTTTGTCCCTTCCGGTTGTGGCCGCGGAGGTTTCTTTACATCGCTGGTCAGGTGATCTTAACGTTCCGGATCCAGTGGCGTGCTCGGTCGATGAACAGGGGCGCGTGTATGTGGCTGCGACCACACGTCGAAAAGTGGGTGATCTGGATATCCGGGAGCATATGATGTGGATTCCTGACGATGTCAGTTTCACAAGCGTTGAAGATAAAAAGGCGTTTTATCATCGCGAGTTAGCGCCGGGGAAAATGCGCTTGCCGCGTGGCAGTCTGAAGGATCACAACAAAGATGGCTCCATCGACTGGAAAGACCTCACCGTGCACAGTGAGCGCATTTACCAGCTCCGGGATACCGATGGCAATGGCACAGCCGACAAGATGACCGTTTTTGCGGAGGGGTTTAATACGGAGGTCACAGGGATCGCAGCAGGTATCCTCTATCACGATGGTTGGGTCTATGTAACCATCGCACCTGATTTGTGGAGATTGAAAGATACCGACGACGATGGTGTGGCGGATATTCGCGAAGTGGTGGCCCATGGTTTTGGCATGCACATTGCCTATGCGGGGCATGACATGCACGGACCACGCTTGGGGCCGGATGGCCGTATCTATTGGAGTATCGGTGACAAAGGGGTGAACGTCACCGACAAGGCTGGCAAGAAATGGTATTATCCGCATGAAGGTGCCGTGATGCGGGTGGAGCCTGATGGGACTGGCTTCGAAGTGTTTGCCCATGGCCTGCGGAATGTTCAGGAGGTAGCCTTCGATGATTATGGCAACATGTTTGGCGTCGATAACGATGCCGACATGCCTGGCGAAAAAGAACGCTTCGTTTACATCACCGAGCGCAGTGACAGTGGCTGGCGCTGCAATCATCAATACATGAAGATGGAGAGCCGTTGGATGCGTGAAAACATCTGGCAGGCAGGTGCGCAGCAGCCGCTATTCATCACGCCGCCCATGGCCAACTACTCCAATGGGCCCGCAGGATTCCTGCACGAGCCGGGCACCGCTTTGGGCAAGCACCTGCGGGGCCATTTCATTTTGAATCAATTCCCTTCCGGTAAGATGGAGGCTTTTACCGTGACGCCGAAAGGAGCGACCTTTGAGATGAATCCAGCGCGTTTGATCAATAGCGGTATCATGGGGATCGGCATGAGTTGGGCGCCAGACGGCAGTTTCTACATGGCCGATTGGGAGGGCGGGTATCCTTTGGATGAAAAGGGCGCGGTGTGGTCGGTGGATGAAGATAAGGCCGAGAAGCACCCCGAGCGTCAGCGCACAGGTGAACTGTTGAACGCAGGCTTTGCTCAGAGCAGCCTCAACGATTTGCAGGTTTTGTTAGGCCATGCCGACCAGCGTGTTCGTGTGGGGGCTGAGTTGGAGTTGGCTAAACGAGCCGAGTGGAAAACTCTGGCCAAGGTCGCTGGAGATGTGAAGGCTTCCTTACTCGCTCGCATTCATGGCATCTGGGGATATGGCATCGGTTTCCGCCGAGGGCAGGTGGATGATGGGCCGCTTCAGGCGATCCTGAAGCTCGAAATCGACCCCGAAGTGCAGGCTCAACTGGCCAAGGTACTGAGTGAGGGGC
The sequence above is drawn from the Prosthecobacter debontii genome and encodes:
- a CDS encoding efflux transporter outer membrane subunit: MFSNTSRTHTGGQVPASRILIVGAASLAMVSCTMGPNYKSPEIGFPKFWKQQASNVADLPVPDQWWTLFKDRTLTSLIEQALANNQDLKAAQARVTTARALSGVERADWFPQLNLQNNATYEHSSANSIGANLPAGATLPNLERDRHTAYLGLNYEVDLWGRVRRRVEAARAREDASADNLAAQRLVIAAEVARNYFLAASLDQQEQILRETISLREEARKLQQSRFEGGLANEMDVARARTELELAKSDLAAIERQRGGVEHALAVLCGEMPANFSLAENRRLPMPPRVPAGLPSNLMQRRPDVRSAEQELRATNAEIGVAKANFFPVFSLTGSGGLESVGAEDFLEWRSRTASIGPQLTVPIFQGGRLRGNLRAAYGRYDESLASYKQTLLTAMREVEDAMLDLKAFGRQRAAVAAAVAASQDTSRLARLRYDKGLASYFEVVDADRVVLTTRLTLAQLDGQRLTATVQMLRAIGGGWAGAGK